A window of the Arachis duranensis cultivar V14167 chromosome 5, aradu.V14167.gnm2.J7QH, whole genome shotgun sequence genome harbors these coding sequences:
- the LOC107488081 gene encoding plant UBX domain-containing protein 8 isoform X1 translates to MSMARPNQEAIETFMSITGLSEPIAVQKLEEHGGNLNEAVNAHFSEGDRNLSTSTLNTSAALPQDDFMDIDNELNAEMRRPLSLLSSARTNPFSLLDPTIGRSIFDNHLDPTNRSPFVTHPREVRQIPIEVKDSNQSNPPGDHVPTIEDVTGTSQAHGPDIHGTVIIHDDDDDIPPAQTAARDEQMHTLDRNARPSAPEFENLPDYGNDIEEEMIRAAIEASKREAEEKYSNQNLNTQSDFSEPGAQRTVSHLDDPELAHAVSLSLKTAEQEKQLRMQGGEAEASTVGSSKPSKVELGEASSNGRGNHGHSRLQSGSSSFQDEDEDLEEQPLVWNRPRRTSSSPKESPQEVEAVEASPLPSTGQQDNSNPAQHNENSFQLDEWGGISSVEHDEAVMLEAAMFGGIPEGTGYRYAYAPHEFMQSRGSYPRPTPRPPSPSLTAQRLIREQQDDEYLASLQADREKELKAIEEAEAAREEERRREEESRRKLQEEQELETQLVAKEASLPPEPSSDDENAVTLLVRMPDGSRRGRRFLRSNKLQSLFDFIDIARVVKPGTYRLVRPYPRRAFSYEESASILEELGLTNKQEALFLELV, encoded by the exons ATGTCAATGGCGAGGCCTAATCAAGAGGCAATTGAGACATTTATGAGCATCACTGGCTTATCTGAACCCATCGCAGTGCAAAAGCTTgag GAACATGGAGGCAATCTTAATGAAGCTGTCAATGCACATTTTAGTGAAGGTGACCGAAATTTGTCAACCAG CACCCTCAATACCTCTGCTGCACTTCCACAAGATGATTTTATGGATATAGATAACGAACTTAATGCTGAAATGCGCAGACCTCTGTCTCTTTTGTCTTCGGCAAGAACTAATCCCTTTTCTCTTCTTGATCCAACTATTGGGAGAAGTATATTTGATAATCATCTTGATCCAACAAACCGATCACCATTTGTTACACATCCAAGAGAAGTAAGACAAATTCCTATAGAGGTTAAGGATAGTAATCAATCCAACCCTCCAGGGGACCATGTTCCGACCATTGAAGATGTCACTGGAACTTCTCAGGCCCATGGTCCAGATATTCATGGAACAGTCATcattcatgatgatgatgatgatattccACCTGCCCAAACTGCTGCTCGGGATGAGCAGATGCATACACTTGACAGAAATGCGAGACCCAGTGCTCCTGAGTTTGAGAATTTGCCAGATTATGGCAATGACATAGAAGAAGAAATGATCCGTGCAGCAATTGAGGCTTCAAAAAGGGAGGCTGAGGAGAAGTACTCAAATCAAAACCTTAACACACAAAGC GATTTCAGCGAACCTGGGGCCCAGAGAACTGTATCTCATCTGGATGATCCTGAGCTTGCCCATGCAGTCTCATTGTCCCTGAAG ACTGCTGAGCAAGAGAAACAATTGCGCATGCAAGGAGGAGAAGCTGAAGCATCAACAGTTGGTTCATCCAAACCATCTAAAGTGGAGCTAGGGGAAGCCTCATCAAATGGAAG GGGCAATCATGGTCATTCTAGGTTGCAGTCAGGAAGTTCTTCCTTccaagatgaagatgaagactTAGAAGAGCAACCTCTGGTTTGGAACAGGCCTAGACGTACATCCTCAAGCCCTAAAGAGTCACCACAAGAAGTTGAAGCTGTTGAGGCTAGTCCTCTGCCCAGCACAGGACAGCAGGATAACAGCAATCCTGCTCAACATAATGAAAATTCCTTCCAATTAGATGAG TGGGGTGGTATTTCTTCGGTGGAGCACGATGAAGCAGTTATGCTTGAGGCTGCAATGTTTGGTGGGATCCCAGAAGGAACCGGTTATCGCTATGCCTATGCACCTCATGAGTTCATGCAGAGTAGGGGTTCATATCCTCGGCCAACCCCACGCCCACCGTCACCATCACTGACAGCTCAGCGCTTGATAAGGGAACAGCAG GATGATGAATATCTTGCATCATTACAAGCAGACAGAGAAAAGGAATTGAAAGCCATAGAAGAAGCTGAGGCTGCTCGTGAAGAGGAAAGGCGGAGAGAGGAAGAATCTCGCAGGAAGTTACAGGAAGAGCAG GAATTGGAAACACAGCTAGTAGCAAAAGAAGCCTCTCTACCACCAGAACCATCCTCAGATGATGAAAATGCTGTCACCTTGCTGGTAAGGATGCCAGATGGAAGCCGCCGTGGACGTCGATTCCTTAGATCTAATAAACTACAG TCTCTCTTCGACTTCATAGATATTGCTAGAGTGGTGAAACCAGGCACTTACAGACTG GTGAGACCGTATCCTAGGCGTGCTTTTAGTTACGAAGAAAGCGCATCGATACTTGAAGAGCTTGGACTAACCAACAAGCAAGAAGCCTTGTTTTTGGAGTTAGTCTAG
- the LOC107488081 gene encoding plant UBX domain-containing protein 8 isoform X2, with translation MSMARPNQEAIETFMSITGLSEPIAVQKLEEHGGNLNEAVNAHFSEGDRNLSTSTLNTSAALPQDDFMDIDNELNAEMRRPLSLLSSARTNPFSLLDPTIGRSIFDNHLDPTNRSPFVTHPREVRQIPIEVKDSNQSNPPGDHVPTIEDVTGTSQAHGPDIHGTVIIHDDDDDIPPAQTAARDEQMHTLDRNARPSAPEFENLPDYGNDIEEEMIRAAIEASKREAEEKYSNQNLNTQSDFSEPGAQRTVSHLDDPELAHAVSLSLKTAEQEKQLRMQGGEAEASTVGSSKPSKVELGEASSNGRLQSGSSSFQDEDEDLEEQPLVWNRPRRTSSSPKESPQEVEAVEASPLPSTGQQDNSNPAQHNENSFQLDEWGGISSVEHDEAVMLEAAMFGGIPEGTGYRYAYAPHEFMQSRGSYPRPTPRPPSPSLTAQRLIREQQDDEYLASLQADREKELKAIEEAEAAREEERRREEESRRKLQEEQELETQLVAKEASLPPEPSSDDENAVTLLVRMPDGSRRGRRFLRSNKLQSLFDFIDIARVVKPGTYRLVRPYPRRAFSYEESASILEELGLTNKQEALFLELV, from the exons ATGTCAATGGCGAGGCCTAATCAAGAGGCAATTGAGACATTTATGAGCATCACTGGCTTATCTGAACCCATCGCAGTGCAAAAGCTTgag GAACATGGAGGCAATCTTAATGAAGCTGTCAATGCACATTTTAGTGAAGGTGACCGAAATTTGTCAACCAG CACCCTCAATACCTCTGCTGCACTTCCACAAGATGATTTTATGGATATAGATAACGAACTTAATGCTGAAATGCGCAGACCTCTGTCTCTTTTGTCTTCGGCAAGAACTAATCCCTTTTCTCTTCTTGATCCAACTATTGGGAGAAGTATATTTGATAATCATCTTGATCCAACAAACCGATCACCATTTGTTACACATCCAAGAGAAGTAAGACAAATTCCTATAGAGGTTAAGGATAGTAATCAATCCAACCCTCCAGGGGACCATGTTCCGACCATTGAAGATGTCACTGGAACTTCTCAGGCCCATGGTCCAGATATTCATGGAACAGTCATcattcatgatgatgatgatgatattccACCTGCCCAAACTGCTGCTCGGGATGAGCAGATGCATACACTTGACAGAAATGCGAGACCCAGTGCTCCTGAGTTTGAGAATTTGCCAGATTATGGCAATGACATAGAAGAAGAAATGATCCGTGCAGCAATTGAGGCTTCAAAAAGGGAGGCTGAGGAGAAGTACTCAAATCAAAACCTTAACACACAAAGC GATTTCAGCGAACCTGGGGCCCAGAGAACTGTATCTCATCTGGATGATCCTGAGCTTGCCCATGCAGTCTCATTGTCCCTGAAG ACTGCTGAGCAAGAGAAACAATTGCGCATGCAAGGAGGAGAAGCTGAAGCATCAACAGTTGGTTCATCCAAACCATCTAAAGTGGAGCTAGGGGAAGCCTCATCAAATGGAAG GTTGCAGTCAGGAAGTTCTTCCTTccaagatgaagatgaagactTAGAAGAGCAACCTCTGGTTTGGAACAGGCCTAGACGTACATCCTCAAGCCCTAAAGAGTCACCACAAGAAGTTGAAGCTGTTGAGGCTAGTCCTCTGCCCAGCACAGGACAGCAGGATAACAGCAATCCTGCTCAACATAATGAAAATTCCTTCCAATTAGATGAG TGGGGTGGTATTTCTTCGGTGGAGCACGATGAAGCAGTTATGCTTGAGGCTGCAATGTTTGGTGGGATCCCAGAAGGAACCGGTTATCGCTATGCCTATGCACCTCATGAGTTCATGCAGAGTAGGGGTTCATATCCTCGGCCAACCCCACGCCCACCGTCACCATCACTGACAGCTCAGCGCTTGATAAGGGAACAGCAG GATGATGAATATCTTGCATCATTACAAGCAGACAGAGAAAAGGAATTGAAAGCCATAGAAGAAGCTGAGGCTGCTCGTGAAGAGGAAAGGCGGAGAGAGGAAGAATCTCGCAGGAAGTTACAGGAAGAGCAG GAATTGGAAACACAGCTAGTAGCAAAAGAAGCCTCTCTACCACCAGAACCATCCTCAGATGATGAAAATGCTGTCACCTTGCTGGTAAGGATGCCAGATGGAAGCCGCCGTGGACGTCGATTCCTTAGATCTAATAAACTACAG TCTCTCTTCGACTTCATAGATATTGCTAGAGTGGTGAAACCAGGCACTTACAGACTG GTGAGACCGTATCCTAGGCGTGCTTTTAGTTACGAAGAAAGCGCATCGATACTTGAAGAGCTTGGACTAACCAACAAGCAAGAAGCCTTGTTTTTGGAGTTAGTCTAG
- the LOC107488080 gene encoding scarecrow-like protein 28, with the protein MLAGCSSSTLLSPRHRLRSEPSPQFHHQACHLQLPPSMSTQRLDLPACTFPRNNKVSPRPSVVTTNTNTNKPIEAKTSSYSLKQHIRLPPLATTPQLITSAPPSPFLEAKEEPFWDNNNNNRSLKKRPVDNDDSFDSRAKRKKGSNSNSNSTSDNGDSSDDVMEEEGTGEGLSLSANFWLQPSSLPPFSLTCSGEEERVCFVPSEVVSAPWVESAITKITNHGEKEGEGGGSRFPPPQPSASSNTSSESQGLSLRLNENPEVGNGSGNPYHNHHHEETTAEEDEDIQEEHRGFELVSLLTACVEAIGTKNIAAINHFIAKLGDLASPRGTSSMSRICSYFTEALAIRVTRLWPHIFHITIPRELDRVVEDENGTALRLLNQITPIPKFLHFTSNEMLLRAFEGKDRVHIIDFDIKQGLQWPSLFQSLASRSNPPSHVRITGIGESKQDLNETGDRLAGFAEALNLPFEFHGVVDRLEDVRLWMLHVKENETVAANCVFQLHKTLYDVNGGALRDFLGLIRSTNPAMVVVAEQEAEHNDMRLEARVCNSLKYYSALFDSVEHCLEGDSSARRKIEEMFGREIRNIVACEGSDRLERHEGFGKWRKMMVEQGGFRCLGVTERERVQSQLLMKMYPCDSYSVRNHSSEALSLCWMDIPLFTVSAWAPLDAAGTSSSVSQPI; encoded by the coding sequence ATGTTGGCTGGGTGTTCTAGTTCTACATTGTTGTCACCAAGGCATAGATTGAGGAGCGAACCATCACCACAGTTTCATCATCAAGCTTGTCATCTTCAGCTACCACCTTCCATGAGCACGCAGAGATTGGACTTGCCAGCTTGCACCTTCCCAAGGAACAACAAAGTCTCACCAAGGCCTTCTGTTGtcaccaccaacaccaacaccaacaagCCCATTGAAGCCAAGACAAGCTCTTATTCTCTCAAGCAGCACATTAGGCTTCCGCCATTGGCAACCACACCACAACTTATCACATCTGCACCACCTTCACCCTTCCTTGAAGCCAAAGAAGAGCCCTTCtgggacaacaacaacaacaacaggaGCTTGAAGAAGAGGCCAGTGGATAATGACGACTCTTTTGACAGCAGAGCCAAGAGGAAGAAGGGTAgcaacagcaacagcaacagCACCAGCGACAATGGCGATTCTTCCGATGATGTTATGGAAGAAGAAGGAACAGGAGAGGGTCTGAGTTTATCTGCAAACTTCTGGTTACAGCCATCTTCACTTCCTCCATTCTCTCTAACATGTTCAGGGGAGGAAGAGAGGGTGTGCTTCGTTCCAAGCGAGGTGGTTTCCGCTCCTTGGGTGGAATCCGCAATAACAAAGATAACAAACCATGGCGAGAAGGAAGGCGAGGGTGGTGGCAGCCGCTTCCCTCCGCCACAACCCTCAGCCTCCTCCAACACCTCATCAGAGAGCCAAGGTTTAAGCCTCAGGCTGAACGAGAATCCTGAAGTCGGAAACGGTTCAGGTAACCCTTACCATAACCACCACCATGAAGAAACCACCGCGGAGGAAGACGAAGATATCCAAGAGGAGCACCGTGGATTCGAGCTTGTTAGTTTACTAACCGCATGCGTTGAAGCCATTGGAACAAAGAACATCGCCGCAATCAACCATTTCATAGCAAAATTAGGAGATCTTGCTTCACCAAGAGGAACAAGTTCAATGAGCCGAATCTGTTCTTACTTCACAGAAGCCCTAGCCATAAGAGTGACGAGGCTATGGCCTCACATTTTCCACATCACCATCCCTCGGGAGCTCGATCGTGTTGTGGAAGACGAAAACGGCACCGCATTGAGGCTCTTGAACCAAATCACACCGATCCCTAAGTTCCTTCACTTCACATCCAACGAGATGCTGCTGAGAGCCTTCGAAGGCAAAGACAGAGTCCACATCATAGATTTCGACATCAAGCAAGGTCTTCAATGGCCGAGCTTGTTCCAGAGCTTGGCTTCCAGATCGAACCCTCCCAGCCACGTCAGAATCACCGGCATCGGCGAATCCAAGCAAGATCTGAACGAAACAGGTGACAGGCTCGCCGGTTTCGCGGAGGCGTTGAACCTTCCGTTCGAGTTCCATGGAGTGGTGGACAGGCTGGAAGACGTGAGGCTGTGGATGCTTCACGTGAAGGAGAACGAAACGGTTGCGGCGAACTGTGTGTTCCAGCTTCACAAGACTCTGTACGACGTAAACGGCGGAGCGTTGAGAGATTTTTTGGGACTGATACGAAGCACGAACCCCGCAATGGTGGTTGTGGCGGAGCAAGAAGCAGAGCACAACGATATGAGGTTGGAGGCTAGGGTTTGCAACTCGTTGAAATACTACTCAGCGTTGTTTGACTCGGTTGAGCACTGTCTTGAAGGGGATAGCAGTGCGAGGAGGAAGATAGAGGAGATGTTTGGAAGGGAGATTAGGAACATTGTGGCTTGTGAGGGGAGTGATAGGTTGGAGAGGCATGAGGGTTTTGGGAAGTGGAGGAAGATGATGGTGGAGCAAGGAGGGTTCAGGTGCTTGGGTGTTACTGAGAGAGAAAGGGTTCAGAGCCAGTTGCTGATGAAGATGTACCCTTGTGACAGTTACAGTGTTAGGAATCATTCAAGTGAGGCTCTCAGTCTTTGTTGGATGGACATTCCTTTGTTCACTGTTTCAGCTTGGGCACCTCTTGATGCTGCAGGAACCTCTTCATCTGTTTCTCAGCCAATTTGA
- the LOC107488076 gene encoding F-box protein PP2-A13 encodes MYIISFIPKSFRSPLSSSFFSSSELQCSLHSMGILFSSTYARKAPPSSPTLADLPESCVASIIGYMDPPQICKLAMLNRTFRAASSADFVWESKLPPNYHVLIAEIFDQSVQNNHSKRAIYASLCRLNSLDEGNKKVWLDRSTGKLCMCISSKGLSITGVDDRRYWNRIPTEESRFHAVAYLQQTWWFEVIGEVDFPFPAGTYSLFFRIHLGRAGKRFGRRVCNTEHVHGWDKKPVRFQLWTSDGQYGSSQCFLKEPAKWSFYHAGNFTVVNGNVSTKIKFSMTQIDCTHTKGGLCLDSVLIYPSEFRKVKAFLNHSLAS; translated from the exons ATGTACATTATATCATTCATTCCAAAATCATTTCGCTCGCCActttcctcttccttcttctcttcttctgaGTTACAGTGCTCTCTCCACTCCATGGGTATCCTGTTCTCCTCGACTTACGCGCGAAAAGCACCGCCTTCGAGTCCTACTTTGGCGGATCTACCAGAGAGTTGCGTCGCTTCCATCATTGGATACATGGATCCTCCCCAGATTTGCAAGCTCGCTATGTTGAATCGCACTTTTCGCGCCGCTTCATCTGCTGATTTTGTTTGGGAATCCAAGCTCCCCCCAAACTACCATGTTCTTATCGCTGAAATCTTCGATCAAAGTGTTCAAAACAATCACAGCAAAAGAGCAATCTATGCCAGCCTCTGTCGCCTCAATTCGCTTGACGAAGGCAACAAG AAAGTTTGGTTGGATAGAAGCACGGGTAAGCTATGTATGTGCATATCTTCCAAGGGGCTATCTATAACGGGGGTTGATGATCGAAGATATTGGAATCGTATCCCAACTGAAGAATCTAG ATTCCATGCTGTTGCATACCTCCAGCAAACCTGGTGGTTTGAAGTCATTGGGGAAGTTGACTTTCCCTTTCCTGCCGGGACATATAGCCTATTCTTTAGAATCCATTTGGGGCGAGCTGGCAAGAGGTTCGGTCGACGAGTCTGCAACACCGAGCATGTTCATGGGTGGGACAAAAAGCCCGTTCGGTTCCAGCTATGGACTTCAGATGGGCAGTATGGTTCATCCCAATGTTTCCTGAAAGAACCTGCCAAATGGAGTTTTTATCATGCTGGCAATTTTACAGTTGTCAATGGCAATgtatcaacaaaaattaaattctctatGACTCAAATTGATTGCACACACACTAAAGGTGGTCTATGTTTAGATTCTGTGCTCATATACCCAAGTGAATTCAGAAAGGTAAAAGCATTTTTGAATCACTCCTTAGCTTCATAG
- the LOC107488074 gene encoding lysophospholipid acyltransferase 1, whose product MEELQMDSMAAAIGVSVPVLRFLLCFVATIPLSFLSRFVPYGFSKNLYSAAVGVILSYLSFGLSSNLHFLVPMSLGYVSMLLYRPRCGILTFFLGFGYLIGCHVYYMSGDAWKEGGIDATGALMVLTLKVISCAFNYNDGLLKEEGLREAQKKNRLIKLPSLIEYIGYCLCCGTHFAGPVYEMKDYLDWAEGKGLWSTEAKGRSASPYGATLRAILQAGFCMALYLYLVPYFPLSRFNDPIYQEWGFWKRLGYQYMSGFTARWKYYFIWSISEATVIISGLGFSGWTESTPPKPRWDRAKNVDIIGVEFAKSAVVLPLVWNIQVSTWLRHYVYDRLVQNGKKPGFFQLLATQTISAIWHGLYPGYIIFFVQSALMIAGSRVIYRWQQAVPSAIKNVLVFINFAYTLLVLNYSCIGFMVLSLHETLASFRSVHFVGTVVPIAMILLGSIIKPGKPVRSKGQKEQ is encoded by the exons ATGGAGGAGCTGCAGATGGATTCCATGGCGGCAGCCATAGGGGTTTCTGTTCCCGTGCTTCGCTTCCTTCTGTGCTTCGTTGCCACCATTCCTCTCAGCTTCCTCTCCCGCTTCGTCCCCTATGGCTTCTCCAAGAACCTCTACTCCGCCGCCGTCGGCGTCATCCTCTCCTACCTCTCCTTTGGTCTCTCCTCCAACCTCCACTTCCTGGTTCCCATGTCACTCGGCTACGTTTCCATGCTTCTCTATCGCCCCCGCTGCGGCATCCTCACCTTCTTCCTCGGATTCGGTTACCTCATTGGCTG CCATGTATATTACATGAGCGGTGATGCATGGAAGGAAGGGGGTATCGATGCCACCG GGGCCTTGATGGTTTTGACTCTTAAAGTCATCTCTTGTGCGTTTAATTATAATGATGGATTACTGAAGGAGGAAGGTTTGCGAGAGGCTCAGAAGAAAAACCGTTTGATTAAATTGCCTTCACTAATTGAATACATTGGTTACTGCCTCTGTTGTGGCACTCACTTTGCTGGCCCGGTTTATGAAATGAAGGATTATCTCGATTGGGCAGAAGGAAAAGGG CTTTGGAGCACCGAAGCAAAAGGGCGATCTGCATCACCATATGGGGCAACCTTACGAGCTATCCTGCAAGCTGGTTTTTGCATGGCCTTGTATTTATATCTGGTGCCTTACTTTCCTCTTTCCAGGTTTAATGATCCTATATACCAAGAATGGGGATTCTGGAAACGGTTGGGTTACCAATATATGTCTGGTTTCACAGCACGCTGGAAATATTATTTCATCTGGTCGATTTCAGAGGCTACTGTGATCATTTCTGGGCTGGGTTTTAGTGGCTGGACAGAATCTACTCCGCCAAAGCCCCGCTGGGATCGCGCAAAGAATGTAGATATAATAGGTGTTGAGTTTGCCAAGAGTGCAGTCGTGTTGCCACTTGTGTGGAACATTCAAGTCAGCACCTGGCTTCGTCATT ATGTTTATGATAGGCTTGTTCAGAATGGGAAGAAACCTGGTTTCTTTCAGTTACTTGCCACACAGACCATCAGTGCTATATGGCAT GGATTATATCCTGGTTACATCATATTCTTCGTTCAGTCAGCATTGATGATTGCTGGTTCCCGAG TCATTTACAGATGGCAGCAAGCAGTGCCTTCAGCAATTAAGAATGTGTTGGTGTTCATCAATTTTGCCTATACACTTTTGGTTCTGAACTACTCGTGTATTGGTTTCATG GTATTAAGTCTGCATGAAACTCTGGCATCATTCAGAAGTGTGCACTTTGTTGGAACTGTTGTTCCTATTGCCATGATTCTTCTTGGATCCATAATCAAGCCTGGAAAACCTGTCAGATCCAAAGGTCAGAAGGAGCAGTGA
- the LOC107488077 gene encoding KIN17-like protein, with amino-acid sequence MEASLEGSRMFLAKLLMTIYSKECLKLKLGSTLEELIREEEKKKEKINRKDYWLREGIIVKVMSKALAEKGYYKQKGVVRKVIDKYVGEIDMLESKHVLRVDQEELETVILQVGGRVKIVNGAYRGSTAKLLGVDTDHFCAKVQIERGAYDGRVLKVVEYEDIYKIAQ; translated from the coding sequence ATGGAAGCTTCGTTGGAAGGCTCCAGGATGTTCTTGGCAAAGCTTCTTATGACTATATACAGTAAGGAATGCTTGAAATTAAAGCTCGGCTCAACCTTGGAAGAATTGATaagggaggaggagaagaaaaaagagaaaatcaaCAGGAAGGACTATTGGTTGCGTGAGGGAAtcattgttaaggttatgaGCAAGGCCTTGGCAGAGAAGGGGTACTACAAGCAAAAGGGTGTGGTGAGAAAGGTGATTGACAAATATGTTGGGGAAATTGATATGCTTGAAAGCAAGCATGTGCTGAGAGTCGATCAGGAAGAGCTTGAAACTGTGATTCTACAAGTTGGGGGCCGTGTAAAAATTGTCAATGGTGCATATCGTGGATCAACTGCGAAACTTTTGGGAGTGGATACGGATCATTTTTGTGCAAAGGTGCAGATAGAGAGAGGTGCCTATGATGGCAGGGTACTCAAAGTTGTGGAATATGAAGACATTTATAAAATAGCACAATGA